GAGCAGAGTAGCCTACATGCAGTAGAATATATTGAATGTTATTTATCCAAAATGTGAATTGTAGTAAATATAACTATGTAGTACAAAaatatgctgatgttttgaaaaatattttaacatggacaaaagaaaaatacatttgacaaTAAACACTTTATTTCATAGGTTActctttaatatttaattgcaaaaaaaatgataatatcattattattcaaATGGGAGAATCATTCAAGTTGAGGCTTTGGTCTCGTCAATAGGTCTGACAGATGGAGTTGTCTCTGCCTGTGAGGTGTTAGACAGCTGATAGATGGAGGTAGCTTCAGGAGGGTCCTCACACTCTATCTCTAGCTCCCTCTGTACGTACTGTAAGAGAAACGACTCAGGAGCAGGGGGATGTGGTATTTTTGGCCCGGGTCATTTATAGTAAAGACAATCTGCAACAAAGCAGGAAATATGTAGGAAATCAACAATTACATGCCAGAGTCTGTGTTAACAATATCGTGCATATGACTTGGTTACGTGGATACAAATTCTCAAAAATATGGTAACACCTGTGCAGGTAAAGCAGCTGTATTCTTGAGAATGGCAGCTGAGGAAATCAACATATCAACTCATAACATTTCCTCACCTCAACATATGGGTAGAAGCATGTCTCTCCCAACCTCTCCCAGTACTGAGCAGTCTCAAAATGAATTTTATACACGCCAGTTGTAAACATTTGTTTGGTAGTAAGTCCTGGGCAACGTCCGTCATCATTTGTGATCCTGTCGAGACAAGATACATATTTTCCAGTAGTactattttagattttaatcGTACTTTGcgactttgtgtgttttatggtttTTACCCAGTAGTTATCAAATTCCAGGCACTAGTGGCGGGATCTTGTCGATAGAGACTGAGGGCCATGTTTGAACCAGGGACGCCGGTCGCAGTGTTTAGCACATGAGTGGTCAGAGGACTTGGTGAGACTGCCATTGCTGTGATCTTCAAAACAAGGAGGTAAGACTAAACATTTATATCATTATGAAGCAATCACATTAGGCATTAAAATTTCCATATGACTACTATTACCACTACTACTAATTATATGCATACTGTACATCCCCTGATTTTTTTAAAGCCGCATGGTGTTCACACAGATAACAATGATGGTTTGTAGTTTTGTCATctattgaaatttaaaaatatccataaatacaaaaaagttaAGTATGCAAACTGTAATTTGTTATGTATAAATCCTTAAGATAATTCAGTAACTGGACATTTAATCATTCC
The Scatophagus argus isolate fScaArg1 chromosome 1, fScaArg1.pri, whole genome shotgun sequence DNA segment above includes these coding regions:
- the LOC124057375 gene encoding 5-hydroxyisourate hydrolase-like isoform X1, with amino-acid sequence MSAYRLQQLKGHILAENKITAMAVSPSPLTTHVLNTATGVPGSNMALSLYRQDPATSAWNLITTGITNDDGRCPGLTTKQMFTTGVYKIHFETAQYWERLGETCFYPYVEIVFTINDPGQKYHIPLLLSRFSYSTYRGS
- the LOC124057375 gene encoding 5-hydroxyisourate hydrolase-like isoform X2, giving the protein MAVSPSPLTTHVLNTATGVPGSNMALSLYRQDPATSAWNLITTGITNDDGRCPGLTTKQMFTTGVYKIHFETAQYWERLGETCFYPYVEIVFTINDPGQKYHIPLLLSRFSYSTYRGS